The Leifsonia williamsii genome includes a region encoding these proteins:
- the resB gene encoding cytochrome c biogenesis protein ResB, with amino-acid sequence MSRPSDHIDSAPPREDPDVVQPRLGPVGWVRWFWRQLTSMRTALFLLLLLAIAAVPGSLVPQRSSDPNGVTEYFTKNPQLAPVLDKLQFFDVYTSVWFSAIYLLLFASLIGCIIPRTKHHFDAMRAKPPKTPVRLTRMAGFQARILPAEVRASAPEPIEAAREILKASRYRVALYQDARSTSVSAERGYLRESGNLVFHIALLGVLIAIGVGGGFGYTGQKVVVEGQSFVNSLPSYNSFNPGRFFSDHALEPFSIRVDKLDVSYETKNENAVGTPLDYTAHVTTTGPGDATSTSTIKVNEPLSIGGTNVYLLGNGYAPTITVKNTKGDVVFTDSVPFLPQDARLTSLGFVKVPDGLAKQVGMIGFFYPTVAESQTAAGALTSKFPGLDDPVLSLNVYVGDLGVDSGVPQSVYSLNTDNLTQLAGPPTKTKALELRPGQTVELPNGLGTISLDDVKRYASLDVHHDPAQGWVLVFAVLILAGLLTSLFVPRRRIWVKAVENADGSLTLEYAGLARGEDPNLIAAVTAVADQHATALTRPPTT; translated from the coding sequence TTGAGCCGGCCCTCTGATCACATCGATTCCGCGCCGCCGCGCGAGGACCCCGACGTCGTCCAGCCCCGCCTGGGACCCGTCGGCTGGGTCCGCTGGTTCTGGCGTCAGCTCACCAGCATGCGCACGGCGCTGTTCCTCCTCCTCCTGCTGGCGATCGCCGCCGTGCCGGGCTCGCTCGTCCCGCAGCGCAGCTCCGACCCGAACGGAGTGACGGAGTACTTCACAAAGAACCCGCAGCTCGCACCTGTCCTCGACAAGCTGCAGTTCTTCGACGTTTACACGTCCGTGTGGTTCTCCGCGATCTACCTTCTGCTGTTCGCCTCCCTCATCGGCTGCATCATCCCGCGTACCAAGCACCATTTCGATGCGATGCGCGCCAAGCCGCCGAAGACGCCGGTCCGACTGACCCGGATGGCCGGGTTCCAAGCGCGGATCCTGCCTGCGGAGGTGCGAGCATCTGCTCCTGAGCCGATCGAGGCCGCACGCGAGATCCTGAAGGCGTCGCGCTACCGGGTCGCCCTCTATCAGGACGCCCGGTCGACCTCCGTCTCTGCGGAGCGCGGCTATCTTCGGGAGTCCGGAAACCTCGTCTTCCACATCGCGCTCCTCGGCGTCCTCATCGCCATCGGAGTCGGAGGGGGCTTCGGCTACACCGGACAGAAGGTCGTCGTCGAGGGTCAGAGCTTCGTCAACAGCCTCCCCTCCTACAACTCGTTCAACCCGGGCCGCTTCTTCAGCGATCACGCGCTCGAGCCGTTCTCCATCCGCGTCGACAAGCTGGACGTGTCGTACGAGACGAAGAACGAGAACGCCGTCGGGACTCCGCTCGACTACACGGCCCACGTGACGACCACGGGTCCCGGCGATGCGACGTCCACCTCCACCATCAAGGTCAATGAGCCGCTGTCGATCGGCGGCACGAACGTCTACCTCCTCGGCAACGGCTACGCGCCGACGATCACCGTCAAGAACACGAAGGGCGACGTCGTCTTCACCGACTCCGTGCCGTTCCTGCCCCAGGATGCGCGGCTGACTTCACTCGGCTTCGTCAAGGTCCCGGACGGGCTCGCCAAGCAGGTCGGGATGATCGGGTTCTTCTACCCGACCGTGGCCGAGAGCCAGACGGCGGCCGGTGCCCTCACGTCCAAGTTCCCCGGCCTCGACGACCCGGTGCTGAGTCTCAACGTGTACGTCGGCGACCTCGGGGTGGACAGCGGTGTGCCGCAGTCCGTCTACAGCCTCAACACGGACAACCTCACGCAGCTCGCAGGGCCGCCGACGAAGACGAAGGCGCTGGAGCTCAGGCCCGGCCAGACCGTGGAGCTCCCCAACGGGCTCGGCACCATCTCGCTCGATGACGTGAAGCGATACGCCTCGCTCGACGTCCACCACGACCCCGCCCAGGGCTGGGTGCTGGTGTTCGCCGTCCTGATCCTCGCCGGCCTGCTGACCTCCCTGTTCGTTCCGCGGCGTCGCATCTGGGTGAAGGCCGTCGAGAACGCGGACGGATCGCTCACCCTCGAGTACGCGGGGCTCGCGCGAGGCGAGGACCCGAACCTGATCGCAGCTGTCACCGCCGTGGCGGATCAGCATGCGACCGCCCTCACCCGACCACCGACGACGTAG
- the ccsB gene encoding c-type cytochrome biogenesis protein CcsB produces MTETLSQLSTVFIYAAMGLYAAAFIAFALDLARRGSRVTAVEAASIPSAVARRAEVSSPVGAAGTITATGGGDSGGPSGPTSALGRLSSRISSRVEDDVMNGAESTVAIRWAFVLTTIGFGFHLVATVLRGVAAARVPWANMWEFSMTGTLVIVGVFLLANLRWEIKYLGTFIIGLVLILQGIALLRYYVPVVPLQPALQSYWLVIHIIVAVLGTAFFALGFALSGLQLLQYRRERQIAESRPQGFRFLATLPSSVALENLAYRINIVGFIAWTFTLIAGAIWAEKAWGRYWGWDTKEVWTFIIWVIYAGYIHARATRGWRGSRSAWLAIIGFAAVLFNFGVVNVFFKGLHAYSGL; encoded by the coding sequence GTGACCGAGACCTTGTCCCAGCTCTCCACCGTGTTCATCTACGCGGCCATGGGGCTCTATGCGGCCGCGTTCATCGCGTTCGCCCTCGACCTCGCCCGCCGAGGTTCACGAGTGACCGCGGTGGAGGCGGCGTCCATCCCGAGTGCTGTGGCACGCCGCGCCGAGGTCTCCTCACCGGTCGGTGCGGCCGGCACCATCACCGCGACCGGCGGTGGTGATTCGGGCGGTCCCAGCGGGCCGACCTCCGCGCTCGGCCGTCTCTCATCGCGCATCAGCTCCCGCGTCGAGGACGACGTGATGAACGGCGCGGAGTCGACGGTGGCGATCCGGTGGGCGTTCGTGCTCACCACCATCGGGTTCGGATTCCACCTGGTGGCGACCGTCCTGCGGGGAGTCGCAGCGGCCCGCGTCCCGTGGGCGAACATGTGGGAGTTCTCGATGACGGGCACGCTCGTCATCGTCGGAGTGTTCCTGCTGGCGAACCTCCGCTGGGAGATCAAGTATCTCGGCACCTTCATCATCGGGCTCGTCCTGATCCTTCAAGGGATCGCGCTGCTGCGGTATTACGTTCCGGTCGTTCCACTGCAGCCGGCGCTCCAGTCGTACTGGCTGGTCATCCACATCATCGTTGCCGTTCTGGGCACCGCGTTCTTCGCGCTCGGCTTCGCCCTGTCCGGCCTGCAACTGCTGCAGTACCGGCGCGAGCGCCAGATCGCGGAGTCACGACCGCAGGGTTTCCGCTTCCTCGCGACACTGCCGAGCTCCGTGGCGCTCGAGAACCTTGCGTACCGGATCAACATCGTCGGCTTCATCGCATGGACATTCACGCTCATCGCCGGCGCGATCTGGGCCGAGAAGGCGTGGGGCCGTTACTGGGGTTGGGACACCAAGGAAGTCTGGACATTCATCATCTGGGTGATCTACGCCGGATACATCCACGCCCGCGCCACACGCGGATGGCGTGGGTCCCGTTCGGCGTGGCTCGCCATCATCGGGTTCGCCGCGGTGCTGTTCAACTTCGGTGTGGTCAACGTCTTCTTCAAGGGCCTGCACGCGTACTCGGGTCTGTGA